The stretch of DNA CGTCAACGTGACGCTGATCTTCTCCGTCGAGCGCTACCGCGCCGTGATGGACGCCTACCTGACCGGCCTGGAGCAGGCCAAGGAGGCCGGCATCGACCTGTCGACGATCCGGTCGGTGGCCAGCTTCTTCGTCAGCCGCGTGGACACCGAGATCGACGCGCGCCTGGAGAAGATCGGTTCGGACGACGCGCTCGCGCTGCGCGGCAAGGCCGCGGTGGCCAACGCCCGTCTCGCCTACGCGGCCTTCGAGGAGGTGCTCGCCAGCGACCGGTGGCGCACGCTGGCCGACGCCGGCGCGAACGCGCAGCGCCCCCTGTGGGCCTCCACCGGCGTGAAGAACCCGGCGTACCCCGACACCCTCTACGTCGCCGACCTCGTCGTCGCCGACACGGTCAACACCATGCCCGAGAAGACCCTGCAGGCCTTCGCCGACCACGGCGAGGTCAAGGGCGATCAGGTCAGCGGCAGGGGGGCCGAGGCCCAGCAGGTCTTCGACCAGCTCGTCGCCGTCGGGATCGACCTGGACGACGTGTTCCTCACCCTGGAGAACGAGGGCGTCGACAAGTTCAAGGGCTCCTGGACCGACCTGCTCGACACCGTCAAGGGCCAGATGGAGAGGGCAGGGGCCTGAGGGTGGGAGCCGCGCCTGTGACAACGACTCCGGTTGATCCCACGGGTACGGCGGCCTGGGGCCGTCTGTCCCAGTACGCCCAGGGCTTCGCCCCGGATCTGCGCGGCTGGTTCGCCGCCGATCCGGGGCGGGCCCAGCGGCTCACCTTCGACGCCGCCGACCTGCACGTCGACCTGTCGAAGGGCCTGATCACCCAGGAGATCCTGGACGCCCTGGTCGAGCTGGCCGGCGAGGTCGGCCTGGAGGAACGTCGCGAGGCGATGTTCCGCGGTGAGCGCATCAACGTCACCGAGAACCGCGCCGTCCTGCACACCGCCCTGCGGCTGCCCGAGGACGCCACGCTCGTGGTCGACGGCGTCAACGTGGTCACCGAGGTGCACGAGGCGCTGCGGCACATGTTCGACTTCGCCGAGCGCGTCCGATCCGGCGCGTGGACCGGCGTCACCGGCCGCCGTATCCGGACGGTCGTCAACATCGGCATCGGCGGCTCCGACCTGGGCCCGGTGATGGCCTACGAGGCGCTCGCCCCTTACCGGAGCCCCGAGATCGAGTGCCGGTTCATCAGCAACATCGATCCCACCGACGCGGCCCGCAAGCTGGCCGACCTCGACCCGACCACGACCCTGTTCATCGTCTCCAGCAAGACCTTCTCCACGCTGGAGACCCTCACCAACGCGCGACTGTGCCGCTCCTGGCTGCTCGACAACCTTCGCGCCCAGCGGGTCTTCGAGGGCAAGGACGAGGAGGCCGTCGCCCGACACTTCGTCGCCGTCTCCACGGCGCTGGACAAGGTCGCCGACTTCGGCATCGACCCGGCGAACGCGTTCGGCTTCTGGGACTGGGTGGGCGGCCGCTACTCGGTCGACTCCACGATCGGTACGTCGCTGGCGATCGCGATCGGTCCCGAGCGCTTCACCGAGTTCCTCGGCGGGATGCACGCGATGGACGAGCACTTCCGCCACACCGAGCTGACCCGCAACGTCCCGGCGCTCATGGGCCTGCTCAACATCTGGTACGGCAACTTCCTCGACGCCGGCACCCACGCGGTCCTGCCCTACGCCCAGCTCCTGCACCGCTTCCCGGCCTACCTGCAGCAGCTGACGATGGAGTCGAACGGCAAGTCGGTGCGGTGGGACGGCAGCCCCGTGACCACCGACACCGGTGAGGTCTTCTGGGGCGAGCCCGGCACCAACGGTCAGCATGCCTTCTACCAGCTCATCCACCAGGGGAC from Nocardioides sp. BP30 encodes:
- the pgi gene encoding glucose-6-phosphate isomerase → MTTTPVDPTGTAAWGRLSQYAQGFAPDLRGWFAADPGRAQRLTFDAADLHVDLSKGLITQEILDALVELAGEVGLEERREAMFRGERINVTENRAVLHTALRLPEDATLVVDGVNVVTEVHEALRHMFDFAERVRSGAWTGVTGRRIRTVVNIGIGGSDLGPVMAYEALAPYRSPEIECRFISNIDPTDAARKLADLDPTTTLFIVSSKTFSTLETLTNARLCRSWLLDNLRAQRVFEGKDEEAVARHFVAVSTALDKVADFGIDPANAFGFWDWVGGRYSVDSTIGTSLAIAIGPERFTEFLGGMHAMDEHFRHTELTRNVPALMGLLNIWYGNFLDAGTHAVLPYAQLLHRFPAYLQQLTMESNGKSVRWDGSPVTTDTGEVFWGEPGTNGQHAFYQLIHQGTRLVPADFIAFATPAYALKDGETDVHELFLSNFFAQTRALAFGKTADEVRAEGTAEAIVAARVFPGNRPTTSIMAPVLTPAVLGQLIALYEHITFTQGVVWGIDSFDQWGVELGKQLALQISPAVSGDEKAASAQDPSTRALIDYYRSHRK
- the tal gene encoding transaldolase, which translates into the protein MSDRLKALADAGVSIWLDDLSRERIETGNLADLVKESSVVGVTTNPTIFAAAIADGERYDDQVARLVAEGADVDKVIFELTTEDVRNACDILAPVAQATKDDGRVSIEVEPTLANDTEGTIGSAKALWAAVDRPNALIKIPATLEGLPAITAAIAAGISVNVTLIFSVERYRAVMDAYLTGLEQAKEAGIDLSTIRSVASFFVSRVDTEIDARLEKIGSDDALALRGKAAVANARLAYAAFEEVLASDRWRTLADAGANAQRPLWASTGVKNPAYPDTLYVADLVVADTVNTMPEKTLQAFADHGEVKGDQVSGRGAEAQQVFDQLVAVGIDLDDVFLTLENEGVDKFKGSWTDLLDTVKGQMERAGA